A window of bacterium genomic DNA:
CGTCGTGACGGCTTGGCCGGGGGACCGGTGAGGGCGGAGGCCTCATGCTGAGCGAAACGAAGTGCCTCGACTGCGGCGCCGAGATGAAGCGGCGCGTCGAGGACGTTCCCTTCGACGCCGCGCTGCCGGGCATCGTGCTCGCCGGCGTCGCGGTTTATCGCTGTCCCGACTGCGGCTACTACGAAGTCGAGATCCCGCATCTCGAGGAGCTGCACCGCACGATCGCCGCGCATCTCGTCGGGCAGACGCGGCGACTGGCCGGGGCGGAGGTCCGCTTCCTGCGCAAGTGGCTCGGCTGGTCGGGGCAGGACTTCGCGCGCCACGTCGGCGTCAGCCCCGAAACGGTCTCGCGCTGGGAGAACGAGCGCGAGCCGATCGGCGGAACGTCGGACCGCCTCCTGCGGATGATCGTCGTCGTCCGCCGCCCGGTCGCCGACTACCCGCTCGATCACTTGGCCGAGATCGGCGACGTCGCGACGCCCCCCGCGGTCGTCCGCTTTGCGCCGACGAAGCGCGGCTGGAAGACGGCCGCCTGAGGCGCCGTTCGACCGCCCCGCGGGCGACGTCGGCGCGCGGCGCCGAAGCCCCGCAGCCGGCGATGAACCCGGCGATCGGGCGATGCCCGACGGCGACCAGGACGCCGAGCGCGAACTGGACGACGCCGCCGACGAGCCGCGGGTCCGCGA
This region includes:
- a CDS encoding helix-turn-helix domain-containing protein, which codes for MLSETKCLDCGAEMKRRVEDVPFDAALPGIVLAGVAVYRCPDCGYYEVEIPHLEELHRTIAAHLVGQTRRLAGAEVRFLRKWLGWSGQDFARHVGVSPETVSRWENEREPIGGTSDRLLRMIVVVRRPVADYPLDHLAEIGDVATPPAVVRFAPTKRGWKTAA